A window of Ananas comosus cultivar F153 linkage group 4, ASM154086v1, whole genome shotgun sequence contains these coding sequences:
- the LOC109708377 gene encoding costars family protein — MNVEEEVGRLKEEIQRLGQLQSDGSYKVKFGVLFNDDRCANIFEALVGTLRAAKKRKVVAYDGELLLQGVHDNVEITLLPSALGTA, encoded by the exons atGAATGTAGAGGAAGAGGTAGGAAGACTCAAGGAAGAGATCCAGCGATTAGGGCAACTCCAATCCGATGGATCTTACAAG GTAAAGTTCGGAGTCCTCTTCAACGACGACAGATGCGCGAACATATTCGAAGCACTTGTCGGAACCCTGAGGGCCGCGAAGAAGCGAAAAGTTGTCGCATACGACGGGGAGCTTCTGCTTCAGGGCGTCCACGACAACGTGGAGATAACTCTCTTGCCGTCCGCGCTCGGAACTGCGTAA